From the Burkholderia ubonensis genome, one window contains:
- a CDS encoding MarR family winged helix-turn-helix transcriptional regulator: protein MDRRDRAAHAVAQWRDERPDLDASSMLVMGRLQEAALAIGRDRLNPLFARYGMQPGEFDVLATLRRGGAPFALTPTALYDALMMSSGGMTARIDRLQKAGWVERRPNPADGRGTLVALTEAGRALIDEAVVAHVENQRAILDALSASEQAQLARLLGKLLAGLGESGGGGG from the coding sequence ATGGATCGAAGGGATCGAGCCGCGCACGCGGTCGCGCAATGGCGCGACGAACGCCCGGATCTCGACGCGTCGTCGATGCTCGTGATGGGAAGGCTGCAGGAAGCGGCGCTCGCGATCGGGCGCGACCGTCTCAATCCGCTGTTTGCGCGCTACGGGATGCAGCCCGGCGAATTCGACGTGCTGGCGACGCTGCGCCGCGGCGGCGCGCCGTTCGCGCTGACGCCGACGGCGCTGTACGACGCGCTGATGATGTCGTCGGGCGGGATGACCGCGCGCATCGACCGGCTGCAGAAGGCCGGCTGGGTCGAGCGCCGCCCGAATCCGGCCGACGGGCGCGGCACGCTCGTCGCGCTGACGGAGGCCGGCCGCGCGCTGATCGACGAGGCCGTCGTCGCGCACGTCGAGAACCAGCGCGCGATACTGGACGCGCTGTCGGCGTCGGAGCAGGCGCAGCTCGCGCGGCTGCTCGGCAAGCTGCTGGCGGGGTTGGGTGAGTCTGGCGGCGGGGGCGGTTAG
- a CDS encoding MFS transporter, with protein sequence MNRFTSPGWRLAAIVLVGLNLRPALAAVGPLLDMIQRATGIDDSTASLLTTIPIVLMGAGALGARSLQRAVGCAAGVWLGIVLIGLACAARVGAQHAWLLLASACCAGIGIAMVQALLPGFVKANFATRIGGVMGVYSTSIMGGAVLASVAAPLAAARWDWPMALAGWALPAAVAALVWPLASRGGDVRGAATGLPHAAQLQPSRSPRAWRLALFFGIATGAYTLVLAWLPPFYMRLGWSPTAAGGLLGGVTLAEVVAGLAVSATIDRMPDRRAALFAAIAALFVGLVLMLASPEGLALPVALLMGAGIGALFPLSLIVTVDHAATPADAASLTGFVQGIGYLIAGLFPFAAGIVRQHLADLTPAWIAMACLCVVLCALASGFAPHVARRVARA encoded by the coding sequence ATGAATCGCTTCACTTCCCCCGGATGGCGGCTTGCCGCCATCGTCCTCGTCGGGCTGAACCTGCGTCCGGCGCTCGCCGCGGTCGGCCCGCTGCTCGACATGATCCAGCGCGCGACCGGCATCGACGACAGCACCGCCAGCCTGCTGACGACGATCCCGATCGTGCTGATGGGCGCGGGCGCGCTCGGCGCGCGGTCGTTGCAGCGGGCCGTGGGCTGCGCGGCCGGCGTGTGGCTCGGCATCGTGCTGATCGGCCTCGCGTGCGCGGCGCGCGTCGGCGCGCAGCATGCGTGGCTGCTGCTTGCGAGCGCGTGCTGCGCGGGCATCGGCATTGCGATGGTGCAGGCGCTGCTGCCCGGTTTCGTGAAGGCCAACTTCGCGACGCGCATCGGCGGCGTGATGGGCGTCTATTCGACGTCGATCATGGGCGGCGCGGTGCTCGCGAGCGTCGCGGCGCCGCTGGCCGCCGCGCGCTGGGATTGGCCGATGGCGCTCGCGGGCTGGGCGCTGCCGGCCGCGGTTGCCGCGCTCGTTTGGCCGCTCGCCAGCCGTGGCGGCGACGTTCGCGGCGCCGCCACGGGTTTGCCGCACGCCGCGCAGTTGCAGCCGTCGCGCTCGCCGCGCGCATGGCGGCTCGCGCTGTTCTTCGGGATCGCGACCGGCGCGTACACGCTCGTGCTCGCGTGGCTGCCGCCGTTCTACATGCGGCTCGGCTGGTCGCCCACGGCGGCCGGCGGCCTGCTCGGCGGCGTGACGCTCGCGGAAGTCGTGGCCGGGCTGGCGGTGTCCGCCACGATCGACCGCATGCCCGATCGCCGAGCGGCGCTGTTCGCGGCGATCGCGGCGCTGTTCGTCGGGCTCGTGCTGATGCTCGCGTCGCCGGAGGGGCTCGCGCTGCCCGTCGCGCTGCTGATGGGCGCGGGCATCGGCGCGCTGTTCCCGCTGTCGCTGATCGTCACGGTCGACCATGCGGCAACGCCGGCCGATGCCGCGTCGCTGACCGGTTTCGTGCAGGGCATCGGCTACCTGATCGCGGGGCTGTTCCCGTTCGCGGCCGGCATCGTGCGCCAGCATCTCGCGGACCTGACGCCGGCCTGGATCGCGATGGCGTGCCTGTGCGTCGTGCTGTGCGCGCTGGCGTCCGGCTTCGCGCCGCACGTTGCGCGGCGCGTCGCGCGCGCGTGA